Within Ovis aries strain OAR_USU_Benz2616 breed Rambouillet chromosome 11, ARS-UI_Ramb_v3.0, whole genome shotgun sequence, the genomic segment gctaactcccaaagtggcagacattatccctggaagcccagttgCCTTTGAAGCGATGCCGACCGATGGACAGGCATTGTGTGCCCGTCGCCCGCCCTAGCAGGCTCCCTGGGAGATGCTGGTGGTGTGCATGTCGTAGGAAACATGGAAGGTGAGGGCTGACTGTCTGGAGGGCTTGGATATCGCACAGTATTTCCCTCCCAGGGGCCAGCtgttttctggttgtccctccagaacACTGTAGAGGCAACACTGTGGGCCCggatggggctcaggaaaagagcacgAAACAGGAGGGAAGCGGGCAGAGctcaacctttgaaagaatgacatagtgCAAGGGTataacataaactgattaaaatcagttgggtccaagatgacaagtccAATTCAAGTAAATCTTAATCCCCAATGAGTAAGTCAAAAGGCACccccagaggtggcaggacagctctaaggcactgtcaaaagacagaggagtgggtggttccccaatggCTGGGATGATCCTCTcgctcattagcatatgaattcaccCCGCTTGCAAAACCTAGCCAGGCCGCATTCCTTGGCCTGTACCCTGTAGAGTGCGGcgcttctctctgaatcttaaGTCTACCTCGTACCTGTCGCTTTGTCTCTcaatgaatttttgcaatgagacatcagagcctgagcttcattaggccCTGAAGTCAGGCATCCTGGGTTTTGGTCGGGCTCAAGTCCCAGGAGGGAGAGCTGAAGGACAAGAgaaaaaagcagtgggaaaaacgtgccaaggaatccccttcatagcaTGCCGGAAAATTTGCTAGATATCTGACCGGTGCTCACAGTTTCTTTGGTCTGATCCTTGACACGGAGAAgagtaaggacagaagaaccccacTGGCTTgtgtaacagctactggggctcagcagatagCGCCTTTGGGGCATGCTGGGGAGTAGCCTCtctagtccctcagttgtgccccCTGCCGCCCGCCTGTTCACGGGAGGTTTGAGGAGACAAGAAacaagagattgtaaaggaattaggATTTCATTAGGCATATGTCCCTCCAGCCATAGGAGCTCCTACCTTAaccggaggtcttctggaatctgaaacTGGGCCGCGTGGGCTTTCTGCCGAGTTCGCTTTTCGCTGTCCCGGTTTCCAGCACGATGGGCCTTCCCCTGCGCGGGGTTTTCTTCGTGTTCCGCTTCTACTGCGGGAGTTTTGCCgagttgggctcctgctgtgcttggcctcttccGCGCAGAGGTTGTTTCAGCCGGGTTAAACCATAgctgtcaggcgagtgtatgttcctcggtttttgtctcgtcacaacaaagatttggagtgacggacgttaaagccccctcggcgtgtcgTAGCTCTCGGGTCTTAGACAGTTCGCTCAGGTCTCGAgcggaccgtgttatagctcttagacaaatcagtgttacagctctattttatttagaagatagcaggaaaatccatctttgaggcgtAAGGGCGCCTTGACccaaagatgcaaagagaagagcGCCTCAGTGTGCGGGAGAGAGAcagagctagctttggctcctctttttatatatttttctctccctgggcctgtcctatgtaaattgggccagccaggagtgttgtttgtttcacctgaggtcctCACATGGGTCCTCGGAccctcctttgttctattttcgcggcttttcccttccttgttttttagccaccgccattctggactccttttccctattctacctacctaacagatGCAATTTTGTACTTTTCTTATTTACACTTAACATTACCAGACTTTTCCAaatcattccagtatttttaagAGCTGCTTAACTTACTCATCCATCAACGTAGTGCATTAATATTATCACGAGCTACTGTAGCACATTTGGACTGTTCCCAATTTTTATTTGCTATAAATACACTTCGCCAAATAGCTATATGCATAAAACTTTTCGACAAATGAGGTGTTTTCCCATAGGATAGTTTTCTAGTTGTAGACTTTCTgggccaaaaaataaagacatttaggGCTCCTGATCTACAGAGACACCCTATGTCTAATGTGTGTTCATTTCCGTACCCAACTGTTAAACAAGATGATGGCATATTGTGGGGACTGGTGAATGTTTGATGAATGGGAAGAGTGGATTTAAAAGCTGACTTCATCTACCACGGTCGTGTCTGTAGCCCAGACTTCCCCAGTTCCACTCTGTCCATCTGAGTCCGGATCAAACACGGCTCAGGCTACTGAAGACTCGATGGCATCAGTAGATATGCCACAGTCAAAACACCTGTGAAGAACATTAGAAATGTCTGCTCCGAGAAAGGCAGAAGGGAATGGTATGATCCATAAAGCTCTGTTTGTGGTAGAAGACCAGCTAAGTTTGGTCCCTTAGTGACGGCAACTCCTGGCTCCCCCACCTCCTTGTTCGTGAATCATTTCCTCAGAAGCAGTCCGAGCAACATGATGTCATGGTCCTTTTCACTCAGGATGCGGTTTCCAGTGGGACTTGTGTGCTCGGGGTGCTGTGGCATCCCCCGTAGGTGTCACCCTCTGTGATCGGAACAGCTGCAGCTGAGCATCAGATCTGCTCTGTGGGAGGAACTATTAATCTGTAGATCTTTCCATGTCCTTACGGCTCTGACACTAACATCATCTCACCTCCCGTCACTAGCCAAAACCTTTCCAGCCAATCAGCCCCAACAAATGAGCAACTGGGTTCTTCTTGGATGCTCTGaacctctgtgtgacccccaggGACCCCAACATGTGCAACTCATAACAAGACACCATGCAGCAACTTCCCCTCTGATCATGCCCAGCCTCCAGCTTCTCATGCTCTAGAGTTGCCTATAAAGGGACAAGGATACAGGATGGACTCCTGAGGGCTGGAGGCAGTAGCACTTGCCCCATTCTATCTTGGCTTTGCCCTCTTCCTGCCCATCATCAATGATTTCCCCACTCAAGTCCCCACACTGCCATAGTCAACCATCTCCTCACCACAAGCCTCAGTTCACGAGTCTTGTCTGTATCACAAGACTCAACCCTCaccctttcttccttttagaaTTGCTTCTCAGTGCTCTGGACAGATGTCTAAACCACATCACTTAAGCCTATGGTTGAGATTCCCCACATGAAAGCAAAAAACTTCACAGAAGGTTTCAAAATGCTCCGAGCTGTTTCCCAAACTTCCCCAAAACTTGTAGCTATCCTAGATAGCTAGATAGATATCCTAGATAGCTATCTAGATAACTAGATAGGCAGAAGAGGACTAGGACCCACTTTTAGTGGGGAAAATTGAGGTCTAatgcattcattcagttcagttcagtcactcaggcatgtctgactctttgtgatttcatggactgcagcacaccaggcttccctgtccatcaccaactcccaaagcttgctcaaactcacgtccatcgagttgatgatgccatcccaccatcccatcctctgtcgcccccttctcctgccttcaatctttcccagcgtcagggtcttttccaaagagtcagttctttgcatcaggtggccaaagtattggagtttcagcattcaTTAACAAGATGCCAATGCCAGGTCTGATTGGTTCCTAGGATGACCCAAATGACAGAGCCCCTCGACTCTCCCAAGGAGCTCCACTCTTCGGGTTGTGTACAGAAGGTGGCATCTTGCTAGCAAATGTCTCTGTGGACCAGATGAAGTTCCCCTGAAAGAGACGAACAAGAGCTCCCTGCTCCAATAGCTGTATTCCCTGAAGAGGGAGCCAGAGACTGAGAACAAGACAGGCAGAGATTCAAAACAGTGATTCATGGTCAAGAAGAAATGGTTCACTTTGTGCCCTACTCCGCAGCCCTGAGCACTAACATCTCCACCAACTTCTGGCCGGCCGCCCTCCAAGGGGGGAAGAAACTGACCTGGCTTTTCTAGGGCTCttggttgccacttcctcatGGTTAGCACAGACACCTCAGTGCCTGCTATTTCCCTTATTTCTATCCAGATTCGCCACAAATTTGTTGATGCTCATGGTAGTACCCCCAGCCAGCGCTTCTACCCTGGTATCATATCAGGATCATTCCTGCTTCCTAGAGACAGTCAAGGCTTGTGGAGGAAAACAACCCATGGGACATGGGATGGAAAGCAGATAAGCACAGATAGTAgatttatttctttctgttttttcctcttcccaggatgttttctgcatcttgctttttaatatttaatattaaaaatcaagtctgtcaTGGCCATAGTGAACAAACATATGGTACCATAGAGGAAAGGGGAATGGGATGAATTAgagattgggatggacatatatacattactatgtataaaataggtaactattgcaaatctactgtatagcacagggaagtctacttgatgctctgcagtgacctaaatgggaaggaaattcagaaagaggggacatatgtaaacACATAGgaaattcactttgctatacagcagaagctaacacaacattgtaaaaaaaactttcagttcagttcagtcgctcagtcatgtccgactctttgtgaccccatgaatcacagcacgccaggcctccctgtccatcaccaactcctggagttcactcaaactcatgtgcatcgagtcggtgatgccatccagccatctcatcctctgtcttccccttctcctcctgccctcaatccctcccagcatcagggtcttttccaatgagttagctcttcgcatcacgtggccaaagtattggagtttcagcttcagcatcagtccttccaatgaacacccaggactgatctcccatAAAAATTAATGCTAAAAAAATTAAGCCTGTTCTTGTCATTCTATTTGTTTAAGAGGCTGGCATTAGGATCCTATACATTAGCCTTTACGTCTATCAGTGGATTTACTCTATTATTCCAACATTGAAGAGTATGTAGTTTAGTGTCAATTATTTTATCATAGATTAGCTACCCCAAATAAcactgtctttaaaatttttcccatTTATGAGTTCATTTCCATAAGATAGATTCTGAAAAATAGAATTTCTGGTTCAGAGTACAGACATTTTTACATCTGCTGACCCTCATCCAGCATTAAATCCAGACTTCATTGTAGGGCTGCAATGATTATTTGGCAAATAGGCCAGTTACTGGAAAGCTAATCCTGACTTTCGCCATCCTTGTACCACCAGGCTTTCCAATTCTGTTCTTTCCATCTAGGAAGTGGTTAAGCTCGGCGTATCCTTCTTGAGGCTCAGTGGGGTTTTTACACGTCACATTTAGACACTTGGGACAATCGTGGGAGTCTATCAGGGCACCCTGCTCTATGGAAGAAGGCTGTGATCACTCACTTCAGAGAGAAATCTGTCACATGCAAAGGAAACAGCAAAGGCTGATCCCTGGGCGATGCCAACTTCTGGTCCCCCATCTGGAGAAACAACTTTCTCAAAGCACCAAGCAAATTGGTAACTGAACTACGTGCTACATGCTCCCTAAGCTCCTCTGGTAATCAGAGGCAGCCCTGGGTGGTGCAACTCACATGACATGATTACTCTTAAAATCCCACCATAGACACCTCTGACTTTTATATTCCCACAGCCCAGGGCATCTAGAAAGAGAAGACAGCTCACATCCCAGAAGGAGACAAGCAGAAGTGAGTTCCCAAGCCTCTTCTCAGCTCTGCCCACAGTCTTCTGCCTGCCTGTCCAGCATCATGAAGGTCCTCGTGGCTGCTGTCTTTGTCCTCTGCGCTGTGGCCCTCTGCTCCTGTGCACAAAGTAGGTCTGCTATCTGCTCTCCATTATCAGTTGCTACTCATACTGTAGTCCGAAGTCCAGCCCACATGCTGTGGCTTAAGAACCCTCGTGTGAAATTAGAGAACATTGAATGGGATTTCAAAAATGACATGGTTCCTTTTTTCAAGAAGCTTCAAAAGGAGTGTATTGATTTGGGCTGCAGGTTGGAGTTAAGAGAAGTTTTATCCTACTTTTTAGGTGAGAAACTTGAAGTCTAACACGTTTGCTTGTTAGCACGAGGTACAGGGGGCTTCCTCGgcggctccgtggtaaagaatcttgactgtaaagcaggagatgcttgagatgctggtttgatccctgggttggaaagatcccctggaggagggcatagcaatccacttcagtagttttgcctggagaatcccacagacaaaggatcctgctgggctacagtccatggggtcacaaagagtcagacatgacagaagtgacttagcatgcacttatGCTTTAATTGATCAGGAAAACATTTCCACAAAGGAAGCTGGGAGTAGGGAGTAGACTGTCTAGGGTTTAGTTCCCTGTAGAGAAAGATAGAGACCAAATGAAGAGACAAGTCCAAAGACAAGACTAGGGATATTAATGAGAAACTAGCAAACGAAAGAATCAAATGATTTCCAGTTTCCTTTGCCCACCATATGTTCCTGACCTCTGGGGCTTGCCTTTGCTCCTGCGTAACTGTTATTCTTGTGTCTGTACAGAAAAGGTTTACACCCCACCCACTTGCTGCTTCACCTACGCCTCCGGGAAAATCCCCCAAGGAAATGTGGTTAACTATTTTAAGACCAGCAGCGACTGCCCCAAACCTGGTATCATGTAAGTGTCCGTCCTCCTGTTCAACCCTGGGGAGACTCAGAACAtggaggcaggggtgaggggtgTCTATAGGGGTCAGAGCAGGGAGCAGATCTCAAGAGCACCAGTTCATGGCAAAGGGTCGTCCTGGGAAGGTGCTCAGCACTCTTGGGGACTTTTGTCCATACAGGACACAGGGAGAGGTTACTGGGCTGTCTCCTGACATGGGATGAGGGCTGCAGGGAGCCACGGAGGGTGTGGCCAGAAgtagaggaaagagaggaaaggaagggacaGCAGAAAGGAGGTGGTCTGAGGTTATCTCCGCAAATCCCACAGGGATGAAGATGCAGAGGCCACAGGTGGTCAAAACCATCCCTACTCATTCTCTGTACTATACGTCTGCCCTCTCCACAGCTTCCTCACCAGAAAGGGCCGATACGTCTGTGTCAATCCTGCTGACAGCTGGGTCCAGAAATACATCAGGGACCTGAAGAAGAGCCCCTGAGTGGTCCAGAAGGAACCCACTGAAATGTGGGCAGAGATTGGACCTCAGGGACCTGAACCAGGGGACTGCAAGCCCAGAAGTTTCCTCTCCCATGAGTCCCTCTCCCCTCCACTCCCCACATTCTGAAAACTTTCTTTACTTTAGTTAAACTACTGAAATGTTGtaaattgttttattcatttgatgCTTTCTCTGAGAAATCCTACGATGCCCTCTCATTCCCAAGCCCCTTCCCAGTCAATCACACGAAGGCTGATGAGTAATGATTTACACTCTGTCTCTCGCTAGACCTTGGAccacatccatcaacagatgctTATTGAGTTTTTCTGAGACTTTTCCTCTGTTACAAATGTCAGaataataaagattatttttgtttcttaaatatattttggacttctggcttcacttttttttccccccttgacaAATCAGTTTCATTGGTtggaaagaataagaaagaatgtTTAGAGGCAGCTGAGC encodes:
- the LOC101111303 gene encoding C-C motif chemokine 18-like, whose protein sequence is MSVGLPQKIQPSPGHLEREDSSHPRRRQAEVSSQASSQLCPQSSACLSSIMKVLVAAVFVLCAVALCSCAQKKVYTPPTCCFTYASGKIPQGNVVNYFKTSSDCPKPGIIFLTRKGRYVCVNPADSWVQKYIRDLKKSP